A region of the Lycium barbarum isolate Lr01 chromosome 1, ASM1917538v2, whole genome shotgun sequence genome:
TAAGGGTCATATGTCCAGAAAATTAGTCACTTTCATCATTAATTTTCATTTCTTACGACTACAGCCCAAAATCTTTCTTTACCCGAAAATCTTATCTTAGGATTGAAATCTCAATTTCCATAACTCAAATACCAAAAATTTGAAGGCGTACGTATAGTTCAATATCCTAATAATCAATTTCATATACCTAATATAATAAAAGTTGAAGTGGCTAACATGATAATCATAcaagagaatttttcaaaatcGGAGGAACACTAACTCACTTAGCATAAATGTAGAGCGGTACCCACACACCCATTATATCAACTTAGCAAAACAGTGACTTACCATGCACCCATTATATCAAATATTCCCAAAGTTTATTCCATCATTACACTATAATTAGCTCCTCAAATCATTTGGTAATCATTATGACCTCCACTATCTATCACCTAAACTTTCTAGCAAGGAATTGTACCCGTAAAGAGGTCTAATTCTACTTCACCTTCACATTATCACAACAAGAAGTTGCCTTCATATCACTTAAACAATGGCATGAAATTAGGACAGAGGTGTAAATATATAATCAGTTTGAGAAAGTTGATGCCTTTCAAATCATGTACATAATAGAGGAAAAAGTATTTTAATTTTCCTACGTTTTTCCAAGCTAtgctataaaaaaaatatatatgaaaacaaTCCAAATAATGTACCTTCTTCCCTTCCAAAGAAGATAAATAAATAGAGGGCTGGAGATGTACTTCTTCAATACACGAAAACAAGTAACCGCCCTTTCTTACCCACTGCTTCCTTGTCTTTTCCCCTTCGTCAAAGTTGTTTCTCTTCTATTTATTTTTCATGCCCGCAAtaaatgaattatttttaaaccCTAGGCTTCTAATATATATGGGTCATAAGAAGTGAATTAAGCCCCATAACTTAGCCAAATAATTTCTACAATTTATCTACTCACTTAACCATTGTAATAAATATAATCATTCTAATTCCGTAaaatactttatttaccaacttagaccttatatgtgtgaaactcatattcctataaataaactattcgcacatattaaataaatatttttgtaaAAAAGTACTCGCCAATTAAATCACCGTGTCACCAATTCCCGCAAGTCAAAAATACCCTTTAAAACTACGAAAAGGGTATTTTAGCGTAAACGAgttcaaaagtgctaaacgaccaaacaggtcgttacattatATAACCTTGATTAtaaatgatactccctccgttcacttttacttgtctattaTGAATTTTGCACACCCTTAAGAAATAATGAAAGGGAAAGATCACGAATGCCCCctcaaataaaaaaatttatcCACCCATACCCCATTATTTTCATGCCcccagaaaaaattaaaaatattcacCCGAGATGCCCCTCAGTTgtgataccaacatggtatataaatatattgcatgatatcatagaagatgatttagtcctcttagtcctccatgataccatcatggtgtatatatatatatatatatttactgagatggtatcatgaaaaatatttcagtcattctcttagtcctccatgataccattatggtatataaatatatcgagacggtattatgaatgatcatgtttatttattaaaattgacacactttttttgaaaaaaaacctctatgataccatcgtcgtatatacatatatcgtGATGATACCATGAATGACcgcttcagtccttcaatgagacactcttTAGGATCATGATACCatcatagtatataaatatactgagatggtgtCCTGGAGGACTGTTTCAGTCCCTCTCTTAgttctccatgataccatcatgatatataaatatactgcgattGTATCACGGAGAGGAAGGGGTTTGACTGAGGGGTATGCCGGGTAAATACTTTCAGACCATGGGGGTAGAAGCGAAAATAGTTTAGGAGGGGGCATGGGCGGgtaaatattttgtattttgGGGGCAATTGGTGATGTTTTTccaataataaatgaagtgtatattttaccataatactcatattaattggtgtataattgtattggatttgaaaaatgatttggaatgagtaattaatgctaaggCTAAAACAGGAAAAGCagattatttttctcttgatatgcgaaaaggaacaagtaaaaatgaaaatctaattttgaaatagtggacaagtaaaggtgaacggagggagtaaaattATCTCTTGGTTCTTCACATTAGATGAGTAAAACTAAATATCTAGTATTATTTCATATACTCTTCTGTCTCGAAATATTTGTCGTCATTCCTAAAAATATTTGTCTCAAAATATCTATAGTTTTATGTACCGAAGATAAAATTAAGTAGTTTTTCCCCATTTTACCTTTGTATTAATTACatcaatgggctgattttgtgagttcacATACCAACATTTAAGATGTTTCATCATTAACAGAGTAAATATTTATTGAGGAGAGAGAACATGATGAAATATGTTAAGAGGGTATTATAGTCAAAATGATACCCTTATAAATGCTTTCTTAATGGGCGTGTAAATGAAAAAtacgataaatattttgagacggaaggagtagtAGATAAGTAATGGcaaacatttttttgcgcggattgcccttttggggaggtctttaaattttgcctctcatatttgtgatctttaagttttgcccttcgcttggaaagGTGGAcgaatacctgaggttctgggttcgaacccccgctcaggcataaaaatgccttaaggaaaaactaaagttatgccagatccggcataactaaaagtctacctCATAAGACAAAATTTTTCCTTAAggtatagtttagttatgccttatggagcagacttttagttaagacataactaaaagtatgccccataaggagGAATTTTTCTttaaggtataactaaaagtttgtcttgaaaagtaaaataaaataaaatatatgcctcaagacaaagtttgccggagggggcagagcgaaattcaaactctgccttgcgattttttttaaattgttttgACTGAGTAGGGACTTGAACCCGAAATCTATAAATTTTAGGCgaagaataaaaattaaagaccatcaatttgaggggcaaaagttaaagaccaccccaaaagaagggtgtGAATTGCCCATAGCAAAAGAAGCCAATTTTGAAGGGTTTGGAAGTTTTAAACCAACTAACATGTTTAGTATaagagataagggtcaaaaacacatcctaactatcacttttttttttttttagtttcatacttAAACTATCGTAAGGGTGAAAAAACTATGTAcactatcactatctagtttacaaaacacacctgaactaaatgtgtgaactcacCCTCCAAAAGACAAGTGAAGCtgaaattttttcaaaaaatttgtcCACATGACATAAGTAATGCTATGGTGGCACCTatatgaaaattaaaaaataatatttttttattaaaaaaatagtatattttttttttaaaaaccagcattttttaaaaaacaaatctgaaaaaaaaaatatcaaaaaatttagaaaatcagaaaaaaatgatttaaaaaaatgcaaaaagttgatttttttttttaaatgtgaaaattaaataatcagttttcttattttttttttttaaataaatagcttttccattttttaaactatttttttattttctataattttttatatattttttttacaaaaaatattattattcagtttgtttttttaaaacaaatagtttttttttttaaaaaaaaaaaattccatgtaggtgccattgtgacattatttatccaTGTGGACAACACTTGacaacatttttatataaaatggagagtgtAGATCACGTGTCATTCAAGTATAATTTGAGGtttgttttgcaaactagatagcgATAGTTTAGGTAATTTTTTGTCAATCttctgatagtttaggtatgaaattaaaaaaatagtgatAGTTAGAGTGTGTTTTTAACCCTCATATCTCTTAGTATAATTAAAAACTCATTGCAATTTGCAAAACGAAAAACACAAGTTATATCCTCAAATGTTTTCAAAAATCAATTCCGAAAACCAAATATACAAGTAGTTTAGCTCGCTTCATGTAGTAGTCGAGGCGTGTCTTCTTTAGTATACAAGCAGATAGAAAATGAAGGAAGATGTGGACTGCAGTAGAACTAATAAATAAATTACTGCAGTAATAAAATTACGGCGTGGTTTGATTGTTGAAGAAAACTAGTGGTGGTCACTAGGACGAGACTTCCAATAAATCTTGAAGCGCGAGCTTCCTTCCATGACTCATCATTTTTAAAAGACGAAACTACCCTTCACAAATATCCCTAACCGctcgtatttttattttttagacgTCAACACTCAACTGTTGTGTCTCAAATTTGTGTTGCGTGGTCTGAGAGTAAATTACTGGAATTCATTGCTTGAACTGAATTACCAATTTTGTTCATCACATATATCTGTAGTTAAAATTCGATTTAAATTATATCTAGATATGGACAGGCAAAATCTAGCGTCATCGTCCTCTCCCCCACAACAAGATGCTTGGATCAATACCTACCGGAATTTACTTCCTCAATGGCAGTCTCTTCCTCCATCACGCCAGGTACTCTCACTGCCCTAATTCCATTTTATGCCACAAATTTTAATCTTCGTTTACACTTAAGATGACAACCAATTTCCAGTTAGGGCGGAAAGTGTATGtctagttgatttttttttttttttttaaatgtaatgCTACAGTGGTATCTGCACTTCTGTTTCATTTGATGTCTTGCTCACAAAATATTGTCTTTATTATTGAATGGCTTAATCcatggaagtttttttttttttagtattgtAAGTTATTGTTTCAGTTTTGATGACAAAACTGTGCTTTGGCTTCCTATCCTGTTGTGGAAACCAGTGGCGGAACCAGGAATTCAAGTAAGgggatttttcttaaaaaaaaattcttacgcCAAGGGGATTCAACAACTTATATAtatgcaaaagaaaaaaaaaatcattttttccttAGATATGTGGTATAATTTTTCAATGAAGGACCAAGGGGGTCCAATTGACCCCTCTGGCTCCGCATTGGAAACTTTGATGGAGCTTAGAACATTCATAtactttactttttattttttttgtgggAGATCAGAAAAATGTATTTAGATTCCCTAGTCCGGCCCAGATTAGCTtaaattttcttcaatttgtatGCGAGCGGAATGATATTATTGGAAGTATTATACAGGATCTTTTGTTCTTGTGGAGCTTCATTGTATGATGGCTAGAAATACAAGAAATTCATAGAAATAAAAGGCTACCCATTGTCTTGAAATTATTGATAGTTTTTGGTGTGTTTTTCTCCACGAAAATTTACTTATTTCTCGACTGTAACAACAAAAAACTGTTCACTTTCCTTTTCTGTTGTGAAGCTCTTAAAAGCCAGATCTTTTCTTCTGTCGGGGCTCAGAGAAGGGTGAATAAAGAGTTAAGCATTTTGAGGTTTTATTTGCTGATATTTTTTGCTCCCAACTACTGAAATTTCTCTTTGATCACTACTTTTGGCAGTCAGCCATTCCAATTTCTATATCAAGAGTTAATCAGGTAGATGCTGGCAGATTGGACATTGAAATGTCAGCCATGCTAAAAGAGCAGTTGGTTAAGGTCTTTTCTTTGATGAAGGTACATATCATGTAACTTTTTTATGTTATCATCGAATTCATCAAGTCTTCATGATTCTGTTATCTGACATATTTGATgtgtatttctttttttttttttttttgggattagCCAGGAATGTTATTTCAATATGAACCAGAACTTGATGCTTTCCTTGAGTTTCTAATCTGGCGATTTTCTATCTGGGTTGATAAGCCTACTCCTGGTAATGCTCTCATGAACCTGAGATACAGAGATGAGCGTGCAAGTGAGATTAGAGGAAAAGGTTAGAAAAGCATCTTTACTTAATCTTGTTGCTCCCTTTTCCTAATTAGCTTGTACCGACCTTTTCTGATTCTCTGTAATGTTGGAAATTTTGTCCTTATAAAATTGTCTTATCGTGTTGCAATCTATGGATATTTGAGATGGTTCTAGGCTAAAAATACTAGTTTGAATATCCTTTTGAGTACTCATGTTTGGCTTTGAGGAGTTGGCTTTATTTCTTCTGAAGCTAAGATGGTTGTACTCTGTACTTGTTCTCTTCTGCTTTCTATATTAAGCCATTTTTTGGGCAAATAATGGTATctcctcaacaacaacaacaaacaacaacaacatacccagtgaaatcccacaatgtggggtctggggagggtaaagtgtacgcagaccttacccctaccttggaaggtggggaggctgtttccgaaagtccctcggctcaagagaaaacatggcAGAAAAGGTCAGATAAcgacaagcaattcaaagcagtatgaaaatgaaaataacgaaagtgAAAAAGCCATGATAAAACCGTCTAGAAAAAGGAGCAGTAACTACCACGgataaataagataattgaaGTGCAAGAAACAACATATAATAGCACAAATTAGAAGACATGAAACTAAAGAGCAAAACTGCGACTAGTAGTACAAAAGGATAAGCGggtaaccttctaccctaatatgaggcTTCCATAacctcttatctaaggtcatgtcctcggtaagctggaactgatatacatactatacatatatacatatacatatacatatacatatatacatatgggtTTTGCTAACCTACAACAAGGTTGTAGGATAACAATGTACGCACTATTTGATTCACAAAAATAGTCTTGTCACTTACCTAATCCATCAATAAATTTGGGCAGTTTTGGCTTTTTATCGTAAAAATCCAGCTTATCATTTCTCTCGTACTTTTTCCTCTATTGCCCGTAATTGCATCTTATTTTCTCTCATTGCCCAGCTTGAGAGCAACTAAACACCCCAAGATATTCTTCAAGAATGAGTTTTTAAttggttggcctggtggtaattggcttgagccttggggtgctccctttcaaggtctcaagttcgaaacccactgggtgcaaacaatttctgagggccatcggactggggtaaaaccctgaattacccgtggtgcacttgcgggaaactccttgccgagggcctgtgcacccccggaattagtcggggctcaaagagacccggacacccggtgcttaataaaaaaaaaagaatgagttTTTAGATCAAACCCACTTGATTATAGATTTCATGAATAATCTATTTGGTATTTTTATGTTCCTCACAGGAAAAGAGCATGAGAAAAAGGCAACTAATTGGTATAATTAGATTCAACTTCAACCCTTACTAATTCAAAACAATCTGTACTCTCAAATGAATTAATCCAACTAGTAATAttataattctaaaaattgatTTAGTGTGTCCGGTACATTGTCAAATTTGTCTTCATATCTACCTTGCGACCCCATCTACAGAACTAGGCAGTAACTCATATTTATCTAATGATTACGGCGAGCCGACAAGTGGGGATTGCTAAAGTTGGCCGGAGGTGGAGGCTGATGACAAGGAGACGGCCTGAAGGTTGGAGTTAATCTGGGAGGGAAATGTAAGAGAGGAGAAAGAAATCATAGAATCTAGGTGAAAGACCCAAAAGCCCCTGAAAGTCTCTATTTCAATGAGGTGGCAGGGCTATTTTTGTGAATCAAAAAGTGGGTACATTGCTATCCTACGACCTCCATGCTGTAGGTTAGCAAAGCCCCTGAAAGTCTCTATTTCAATGAGGTGGCAGGGCTATTTTTGTGAATCAAAAAGTGGGTACATTGCTATCCTACGACCTCCATGCTGTAGGTTAGCaaagcccatatatatatatatatatattcttaatcTTCCTTCTTCAGCTCCAATACATTGTTTTTCTGAGAGAAGTTGGTGACTAATCTTGAAATTACTGTTTAATAGTTACTTTTATCTTCATAAAGACTCAATAATAGGTTGTCTGGTATTTGGAAACCGAACGTCGCCATCTGTTTTTGGAGTTCCTAGAAAGGACCTCTGACTCTGAGTGAGATGATCGTCTTTGGTCTTGCTCTATTTAATTACTAGTTATAGATAAACTGAGCTACTTGAGCCctgtaaagtttatatattttatAGCAAGTTTAGATTGGCACATGTATGACATCAGTTTGTGCTGGAGAGACCATTTAGATTGGCTTGGAAAATCTCATTTGTCTTACTTTGTGTTAGAAGTACAGAGGTCGACAGTTTCATGTAATCACATTTGTTGTTTCTTGTATCAACTGCTATAATTTCAGGTGCAGTTTAATTGTTTGGTAATTCTAAATTAGCAAGGGTATAACATCAATCTGTGATGGAGGGATTGTCTAGgaaaatttgtttgtcttactttgtGTTTGAAGTGCGGACGCGGAGGTTGACAGCTTGATGTAGTTGCATTTCTTTTTTCTTACGTCAACTGCTATAATTTCAGTTCTAGTTCTTTTTCCTTTTCCATGTTTGTTTTAGTGCGAACTGGATTAGAGGGACCAGGACTTACTGTTGCTCAAAAGCTATGGTACTGTGTTGCAACAGTCGGTGGTCAATATATATGGGCTCGTCTACAATCGTTTTCTGCTTTTAGGAGATGGGGCGACTCTGAGCAGGTACTTGAGCTGTAGAATTGTATCATGTACATTCAATATTATGCTGATATTTTATCTAACATTTAGTTTTCTTTTCTCCTTAAACTGAATCTTTTTGGCCACGTTATTataatatgagttgaaattgaccttataaaattaaaaaatagaagacTTGAAATTGATGGGATCACATTTACAGACTGCATGTTACTTTTTAAGGTACTGCGATTATTGAGATAAACAATGCATTGTGTGTATGCAATTATTAAGACGTGAGATAAACAATGTATTCATTAATATTAAATGGCGAAATATGTAAGAtcacaagattttttttttcaagtataagaaaaaaaaaagttagtttTAAAAGTAAGGTGGACAATTGGGTTCAAATATAATGTCAAGCTCTCCTTTAAACAAAAGTTGACATACACTAATTTAAGAGGATAATTGGAATATGAAGTTGAGAATCTTGATTCAAGGTAATAGAAAAAGTATAAGTTTGTCCCAAGTTTGGAAGCTGTGTACATTTGAATAGTACAGTTTTAAAGTCTTATGTTGATATTGCTGTTCAGTCGAGCAGTCCTATGTTGCTATTGCTGTTCAGTCGAACAGTCTTTTGAAATAGGATAAGGGAGTATTAGTTAAACAAAGAACACTAACTTGTATAATACTGATTTTACAGTGTCGACGTAAAAATTTTTGGTCACTTGTTAACTTTGTATTTGCTTCAGAGGTCTTTGGCACGTGGAGTGTGGTTGTTAATGCAACGGATGGAGGGGGTCTATAAAGCAGCATCTTTTAGCAATTTACTTCTCTTTCTTTACACAGGAAGGTATAACTCTTTCTGCAAAGACGTTACTTCTTATGTCTGTTCCAATGCATGACATGACCACCAGATAAAAGACGAAGATGACAAAAATCTAGTTCGTAAAGTAGTTGCAATAAGTAATACTGCCAGAATGTGTGCTTTAAGTGCTAACTGCTAACAGACCTGTGCATGTGTGACAGAAGCACAGATTTGAGCATGTATTGTTTTTTGCTAATTTTTCAATGAAAAATAACTAAATCAGAGAAATTTCTAAGATAAAATTTGTGGAGAATGTTTAATTAAAGAGGACATAAAAGGATGAGTTAGGAACTAACCAAGTTCCTATTGTTTCAAACCAGCTATATATTACGAACTTTGTAATTTGGGAACCATCATTCCACGAATGCCACTTTTAGTTGAGGGCATCCTTGTAACGGGAAAACTTACAACAGAAACCATATTTGTAATTTGTAGACAATGTAGAAAGGCTTTTATTCTTTACAAAGCAAACAGGCCTCTAAGCTTCATTTGTCCCTTGTTTTGATTGGTAACTGTAGTGAGCTATGACCATAATATATGTCATCATGTACAAAAGCAAACGGGCCTCTAAGCTTCATTGGTCCTTGTTTTGATTGGTAACTGTAGTGAGCTATGACCATAATATCTGTCATCAATTTGTACATGCATCTCCACCCAGTTAGACAGTGATTCCTAGTTTGAGGGACTGAGGTCCCCAACTTATTGCAGGAATCATGCGGCATGGTTAACTTTTTAGCACATTATGATGGTTGATACTGCTGATTCTACAAACATGTATGGGAGCCCTAATATGAACAGTGCATCATTTGATTGTTGTAAATGTTCCCTGCATGTGATCTGGCCAATAAATTAACACATTACAACTCATTAACTACATGCAGGTACAGGAATCTCATTGAAAGAGCTTTAAGAGCTAGACTTGTTTATGGGAGCCCAAATATGAATAGAGCCGTGAGCTTTGAGTACATGAATCGTCAGTTGGTGTGGAATGAATTCTCGGTAACTGTCCTTCCGTTGGCATACTTTGCAAAATTTGTGTGCCCGTTCATGAAGTATTAAAAACGACTCGCTGAGAAATTTCCAGATAGTTTGAATCAATGACAATATAGAGTATTACTACATGATTTTTAGCTGTTTCACATGCTTCCGGAGGCTAACAAAACCCTATTTTCATCTCGCATATGCATGccattttttcctttttggtgGTGGGCTTCAAAATTTTATTGCTTTGCAGTTCAAACTTTGCAGCTTTCTGTTTTGGGCTTTATCTTGTTGACACGTTTGGTTCCTCGGTACACGAACAATATGAAGGGACTTAGATTTTAAACAATTTTCTAATATGCAGGAACTGCTTCTTTTGCTTCTTCCCCTTCTCAACTCAGCATCCGTCAAGAGTTTGCTTCGTCCATTCTCAAAGGACAAATCTTCAGATTCTTCAGTAGATGAAACTTTATGCCCCATCTGCCAAGGAACCCCATCAATTCCATTTGTAGCTATCCCTTGTCAGCATAGGTATATACTTTTACAAGTTCTCATTTATGCGATAGAATTTTAATGCAGTATCTCATATATGTTTTGCCTTTATTAAGAACACGCTTTTGCGGTTCTTAATCGAAGAAATCCTTATCAGAGAATAATGTGGATTCGTGGAAATTGCAGCTAGACAAACTTAGATTAGTGTGGCCATTGTTATTAATGCTCTTTCTAGGCGGGACCGTTGTACTGAGTACGGTTCTAATATTCGCAGAACATCAGAGTTAACACTACTTTTACTTAAGGCTATATCAACAATATAAGTTTTCATTGCACTGTTTGCATCACGTCGTCTGCAGTCTGCACCTTAAAAATGATTGTGTCCAGTTTGTACAGGCAACAATGGCATTCATATTTTGAGCTTGTTTTACCTCAAACGTTTGTGGGGGGTTGCACTGGTGGGATGCTAACCTTCTTCCGATATCCGATTTTTGTGACAAGTAAATAGGAGCTATTGTGTTTCTCGAAATCACATAGATGCTATCTTTCAGTGGTCTTTTGTCATGCATGCGCTCTGACAGCTTTCGCAGTGTCATTCCTACCTTTGGTGTACTATGCATAAATGATTCTAAAATTTTACGAATTTGTATTTCAATCTTATAGGTACTGTTACTACTGTCTTCAAACAAGGTGCTGTGCAGCTCCATCATTTCGTTGCCCCAGATGTGGTGAACCAGTTGCTGCTATGCAACGGCATGGTGGTTTAGTCAGCAACATTCCTCAGAAACAATGATTGTTCTGCAAAGTGATTGAAATGATAAAAAAAGGGAAGCTAAGTTAAACTGTAGATCAAAAGTTGTTCAAAAGACAACTTGACAATGGAACTAGGTATCTAGATTCCTTGATAAAGCAAATTGTTCTGCTTTATTGAGTGCTTTAATATTTTAATAGTGTGGCTGCCCCTTTTCCTCTATTTACATCTCATTTGTTTATTTAATTGGAAGATTTTCTCAAATGTTGGATCAGTCTACACGCAATTGGTCCAATTTTCATCAAATGATACTAGAAGCTGTCCTTTTAACTTTGATTACGGGAACTTTTGAGGGGAAAAAGACACAATTTTCCATTTCCTTAAGGTTGTCGATTTGCAATTTAGCAAAGGTAAAAAAGTTTGTGTCAGTTAACTTTTGAAATGGCCAGAGTGCTTTGCAGTGAAATTCTCCTGTGAAGCTATCATAATAGTATTTGATGTCACTGGGAATTCGTGGTTGATAATTTTCGAATTCAAGAACACGGTATGGAAAATGACAAGGAATTAAAAGATAGAAAGCTAGACACAAATATTGATAAAAATATGCAATAACTAGAA
Encoded here:
- the LOC132645914 gene encoding peroxisome biogenesis protein 2; the encoded protein is MDRQNLASSSSPPQQDAWINTYRNLLPQWQSLPPSRQSAIPISISRVNQVDAGRLDIEMSAMLKEQLVKVFSLMKPGMLFQYEPELDAFLEFLIWRFSIWVDKPTPGNALMNLRYRDERASEIRGKVRTGLEGPGLTVAQKLWYCVATVGGQYIWARLQSFSAFRRWGDSEQRSLARGVWLLMQRMEGVYKAASFSNLLLFLYTGRYRNLIERALRARLVYGSPNMNRAVSFEYMNRQLVWNEFSELLLLLLPLLNSASVKSLLRPFSKDKSSDSSVDETLCPICQGTPSIPFVAIPCQHRYCYYCLQTRCCAAPSFRCPRCGEPVAAMQRHGGLVSNIPQKQ